A stretch of DNA from Lysinibacillus sp. B2A1:
AAATAGTTGGCTTACTTTACAAGAAGAAGCAAATTTAAGATTAAAATCTAAAGAAACAGTAAACAGAGATGATGATAATAATAACTATGAACCTTTTAATAAAGAAAAGGGAATAGAACAATTTCATGATATTTTCATACATAATCTTATGTATTTAAAAAAGCAATTACCAGAAACAATAGTAAAACAGATTGCAGATATAAGGGTGTTTACTTTAGATAAGGCAACTCGTAATATAATAAATGCTGTAACTCAATTTTGCGAGGAAAATGACGGAATTGTAACCAAAGTAATTGAAGATTACAAAAGATATATAAAAGAAAACTCAACATTACTGGATATAGAAATTGATGGGGATTTTAGCTTCCATGATTGCAAAATTATAAAATCAATTAAGAATGATAAATCCTTAAAATTACTCATTGATAATAAAGGGAGTTATACAAATATAGATGAGGTCATATTTGAAAATTTTAATATTATCAAACAGGATGATTTGTTAGAAGATTCATGGTGGCTGTATGAGGAAATATATAAAGTGAATGACAAATATGAATTTCACGTCTTGCTACAAAATGAAACGATGGATTTAATTGATTTTATTATATCAGCTGAACAAATTTCCTTTATAAGTAATAAAAATAATCTTTGATTGTAAACTGAGGCGTTTTTGTATTAAGTCGAAGCGAAGATATTTAAAAAATAAAGGGCCTTCTTAAGCTAATGGGAGCTTTAATAATTTCGTAAAAAGACCAATCCGTGAGGTATTAATTTGTTATTATGCTATTAATGTCCCACCACAATGACCTACCGTTAAAATGTTGAAACACCATGTGGCAGTAAGTATGAACACCTATAATTTGGATCTTAATCATTAATTTTTTTAATCTTTTAAAACAAGCTATTAATAATTAAATATATATAGTCAAGCAGCTGCAGAAATGTGGTTGCTTTTTATATTGGACAAAAGAAAAACACTTTCAGCTGCGATGAGCAAGAAGTGTTTTTTTGTTGGCGTGGGTCGTTAAATTTTATCCCCATTCTCCAAGAAGAAGAAACCTTCAAATTTAATTTCCAATACATTTGCTATTTCTACAAGTTCTTTTTCACTAAAGTTATCTCTTTTAAATTTCTTGTATAGATTTTGTGGAGTTGTCCCTAGCAATTCCGCCAATTGTACAACATTCATTCCCTTTTTAACCAAAGCCATTTTGATTTTAGTTCCCATCATAAAATATCACCTCTTTAAAATTATATACTTAAAGAGAACATTAATAAACCTTTTGGTTACAAAATGATATTAAAAAATATTGTTTGATGTTGATTTTTAAAAATATTGGTTTTAGAAATTAGAATCACTAGGCATTATCAAGAAACAAAGAACTACAAAGGAAAAGGGAGGTCGAGGCGCAAACATCTATATTATTTTACCTGTCCAATCTAAAACATGTGAAAGCTATTATGAGCCTACTGAGGTTGTTCCATTACAAGTTGCCTATAACACAACAAAAGCTGAAAAAGAAACATGCAAAGAGTTTATGAATGAGTACCAGCAAATGCTTTATGATTTCATGCATTCGCTACCACTTTCGGACATTTTCAAAGACGAGCTGCATAAAGTGGTATTGGCATCTAATGTAAGTAGTATTCAGGAATTAATAAAAGCCAAAGATATCATTTTTAAAATGGCCAACGATATTAGAGACGGTATGCTGACAGTTACAAAGACTTTACGTGCAGTATACGTAGGAGCCTACAACAAAGCAGTACAGCGCATAGGTAAGTATCCAACGACAAACACAACATATATGAAGAAAAAGCCTGTAAATGTATGTCCGGTACCTTTCTACAATTGGTTATCAGAACGTAATGGACCAACAAAAGTATTTTAATAAGAAAGGAAGTGAATGCAAATGAAAGTAACGGTTAAAGAATGGCGTGTAATGTCTGATCGTAACAAACAATTACTTTTGAATGCAGTCGCAACTAAATAAAACATAGACAAAAAAGGGGAATGAAAACATGCAGCAACATGTACAACACACATTAGAAACAGTTGTTCAAGAAAATAGCCACAGTATTTATGGATTATCGGCGCAAATGATTCAGTTAGAAGTTGTACAAGGTGCTGTAGCGAAATTATTAGAACGAATTGACGATTTTGTTCACAAAGGCTGGCATGAAAACAGTGGAATGACTTATATGTCTATTTTACAAATTCAAGATACAGTTCGTTTAATTGATATGGCTTTTCATCCATTGTTCAAAAACATTACAGAAGAAGTTAATACCCTGAACAGTCATTCAGAAGAATTGTATCAGACAGTAATTAAAAGTGAATTAGAGCAATCGCCTGATGCAGCTACTAAATTTGATAACAACAGTAAGGAAGGTTGGAACGCTTATACCATGGAAGGCAACATAAAAACATTTATCAAAGAATTTGGTAGAGGACCAGATAGCTTTGAGGAAGTGTTAACGTATATAACTGAAACCGTAGTGAAAGTTGTGGGTAAAGGCGAGGAACATAAAAAAGCCACTACTGGAACAGTGACTAAAGAAAATATTGAAAACTGACTATATCAGATACAACGAGCGGCTTCAACTTTTATTGGGGTTGTTCGTTGTTTTTTGACATGCTATCTAATAGATAAGTGGTTAATCTTTTGAATTTATTGAATGTGTAATTTTTAAAATCACACTCTTGGTTTAATAATGTAGATAGATATTCAGGATAAAAGTGTATTGTTCTTATTCCTGTAGATTCACAAAGTGAAGGCGTTGATATCTTATAAATTTCTTTTCTTAAAATATCATCTTCTTGATTTAGATAGAAACTTGTTGACATTCTTATTTCTTTGAAATTTTGTGCGTTTATTATTTTGGAACAATTACGACGAGATAATCTATTCGATAAATAACTAATCATATCTTTTTCATAGGGCTCTTTTTGTATAGCTATTTTAATATCTATATTGAGTTTCTCAATATCTAAAGTGGGTTCAACATTGTACATGTTAGCTAAAATATGAAAATCTTTAATACTAGTGGGATTAAGAATAGGGACGGATCTGTCAATTTTTTCGATTAATTGAAGATATGAATGATGTATACTTTGTCCTGACCATTCTTCTGAAAGAATCACATAATGTTGAAACGTGTTAAAAAGGTCAATGAAACATACCAAGACATTTTCATGACTGAAAAGAATTAAATTATGATAAAGCTCTATAGTCGTTTCAAGTTCTAGGAAAGTATCTAAAGAATTTAATGGTTTAAACGGAACAATTGGTGCGTTAAAAGAGATTTCCTTTACTTCTTTGCCTTGTTTTTGAACGTTAATCAACTTATTAATTTGTTCGATCGGAATATTATTATGTAAAGCATAATTAACGGCAATTTTAGTTAATCCATTTTTAAACCTTTTATTTTCCAGGTTGAAATTATAAGTCAAGATTTTAAAATATTTGTATTCATTATCCGTAAAATTTTTTCTATATGAACGTTTTGCATCGATGCAGTCAATTACTTTTCCATTTTTAATAGTAACGTTGTAAGACTTTCCATCTTTTTCGAACAATGCTTGCCCACCACAAGTGGGTAAATTCGATTTATTGGTTTTCTTAATTGAAGGTAAACTTGTTAAAATAGGTGAAAATATTTTGCAAAATTCATTATCAATACTTTTCTCAACTAGATTATTACACTTGTCACAACAAATATTAGTTGATTCTAGTAGGCCTCCTAGAGCATTTTGAATAATGTGTTCTTTGCTATTATTTGATACATTGAGCTGTTCATTACAGTAAATACATTCCATAGTTAAGCCACCTCGATTTTTAAATAGAATATATGCTAAAACTCTATTATCTGGTAAATATCTACATATATCAAATGAAAAAGATTGAAGCATTTAGCCCCAATCCGTTATAACTCACCCATTCCTGTACACACGCTCGCCTTATTTTTATTAGCCCCAATCTAGCCCCAAAATCATGCTGTAATATACATTAACTTGCAAAATCAAAAAACCGCATAAAACACTTACAAGTATTGATGTAATAGGCTTTCTAGTCTAGTTGTTGTTGTACTTTGCATATCTTTCATAGTATAATTCATTATAGTTTAATTAGGAGTGGAAAAGATGAACCGAGAAGCACGTTTAAAACGACAAGAGAATATACGAAATTTCTCTATTATTGCACATATTGACCACGGAAAATCAACGCTTGCTGACCGTATTTTAGAGCAAACGAAATCATTAACCTCCCGTGAAATGAAAGCACAGCTCCTTGACTCAATGGATTTAGAGCGTGAGCGAGGCATTACGATTAAATTAAATGCAGTTCAATTAAAGTACGAAGCGAAAGATGGCGAAGTGTATACATTCCATTTAATCGACACACCAGGACACGTCGATTTCACATATGAGGTATCACGAAGTTTAGCTGCTTGCGAGGGTGCCATTTTAGTCGTGGACGCAGCGCAAGGTATTGAAGCACAAACATTAGCAAATGTTTATTTAGCGCTTGATAACGATTTAGAAATATTACCAGTAATCAATAAAATCGATTTACCAGCAGCAGATCCAGAACGCGTACGTCAAGAAGTGGAAGATGTAATCGGTTTAGATGCATCTGAAGCGGTATTAGCTTCTGCCAAAGCGGGAATCGGTATTGAGGATATTTTAGAGCAGATTGTAGAAAAGATACCTGCACCAACAGGTGATCCAGATGCACCTTTACAAGCTCTTATATTTGACTCAGTTTATGATGCATACAAAGGTGTTATTATTTCTATTCGAGTGGTCAATGGAACTGTCAAAGCTGGCGATAAGATTCGTATGATGGCGACAGGAGCAGAATTTGAAGTAGTTGAAGTTGGGGTACATACACCTAAGGTTGTACCACAGACTGAATTAACAGTTGGTGACGTAGGTTATTTAACAGCATCCATTAAAAATGTGGGCGATACTCGAGTGGGGGATACAGTGACATTTGCTGCTCGTCCAGCAGCTGAACCATTAGCCGGTTATCGTCGTTTAAATCCAATGGTTTATTGTGGTTTATACCCGATT
This window harbors:
- a CDS encoding transcriptional regulator — translated: MMGTKIKMALVKKGMNVVQLAELLGTTPQNLYKKFKRDNFSEKELVEIANVLEIKFEGFFFLENGDKI
- a CDS encoding elongation factor 4 — protein: MNREARLKRQENIRNFSIIAHIDHGKSTLADRILEQTKSLTSREMKAQLLDSMDLERERGITIKLNAVQLKYEAKDGEVYTFHLIDTPGHVDFTYEVSRSLAACEGAILVVDAAQGIEAQTLANVYLALDNDLEILPVINKIDLPAADPERVRQEVEDVIGLDASEAVLASAKAGIGIEDILEQIVEKIPAPTGDPDAPLQALIFDSVYDAYKGVIISIRVVNGTVKAGDKIRMMATGAEFEVVEVGVHTPKVVPQTELTVGDVGYLTASIKNVGDTRVGDTVTFAARPAAEPLAGYRRLNPMVYCGLYPIDTAKYNDLREALEKLELNDSALQYEPETSQALGFGFRCGFLGLLHMEIIQERIEREFNIDLITTAPSVIYHVHMTDGTSINVDNPSFMPDPQKIDRVEEPYVKATIMVPNDYVGAVMELCQLKRGNFMTMDYIDTSRVSIIYEMPLSEIVYDFFDYLKSNTKGYASFDYELIGYQPSKLVKMDILLNAEQVDALSFIVHRDFAYERGKVIVEKLKELIPRQQFEVPIQAAIGQKIVARSTIKAIRKNVLAKCYGGDISRKRKLLDKQKEGKKRMKQVGSVEVPQEAFMAVLKMDDSK